The nucleotide sequence ACGGCTACCCGCACACGCTGCTCGACCCGGGCGTCGACGAAGGCGCCGTCGGCATCGCTGCCCGCTTTGGGGTGCAAGAGCACGACCTTCCGATCGTCATCGGCCGCGACGGCTCGATCCTGCGCAACCCGAGCGACGCCGAGGCAGCGCGTCACGTCGGCATCACGCGCGCCATCGACACGACGACGGTTTACGACGTCGCCATCGTCGGCGCCGGTCCTGCCGGGCTCGCCACCGCGGTTTACGCAGCCTCCGAAGGCTTGTCGGTCGTCGTCCTCGAAGCCGTGGTGTACGGCGGCCAGGCCGGGGCCTCGGCACGCATCGAAAACTACTTGGGCTTTCCGACCGGCATCAGCGGCCACGCCTTGATGAGCCGCTCGTTCAACCAAGCGACCAAGTTCGGGGCCGAGATCGGCATGCAGGTCGCGGTCGTAGGTCTCCGCTGCGACAGACGCAACCTCGACGAGGCCGCGGAGCTCGATCTCTCGACCGGCGAGACCGTACGCTGCCGCACCGTGGTCATCGCCAGCGGAGCCCGCTACCGCAAACCGGAGATTCCGCGGTTCAAGGATTTCGAGGGGCGTGGCGTGTACTACTGGGCGTCTCCCGTCGAGGCGAAAGCCTGCGCCAAGCAGGAAGTTGCCCTCATCGGCGGCGGCAACTCGGCTGGCCAAGCAGTCGTCTTCCTCGCCGGCAAGGTCGCCAAACTCCACCTGCTCGTCCGCCGTCCGCTGCACCAGACAATGTCGCGTTATCTGATCGATCGGGTCCGCGCGCAGGCGAACGTCGCGATCCACGAGGGGTGCGAAATCACGCGCCTCGATGGCCAACCGAGCACCGGTCTTGCGGGGATCGCCTGGCGCGAGGGGGCGGCAGAAGTCGCAAAACCCATCCGCCACCTCTTCGCTTTCATCGGCGCCGACCCGAACACCGGTTGGCTCCGCTCCTGCCGCATCGCGCTCGACGACAAAGGGTTCGTGGTCACCGGCCAAAGGCGCGAGGCGAGGACCCTCGAGACCAGCGTTCCCGGCGTCTTCGCCGTCGGTGACGTCCGCTCAGGCTCCGCGAAACGTGTCGCCGCGGCAGTCGGCGAAGGCGCGGCCGTCGTCGGTCAGTTGCACACCCTCCTCGCGATGACCTGACCGTGGCATGACGGCCGTGCCGGGCTCACCGAGGCTGATGCAGCGCCGAGCTTGAAATGCGGGAATGCCTCCAGCGTAGCGATGTTCAGCGCTCGAAGGGGGACTTCCATGACGCCGCTCGCATCGCTGTGCGCGTTCGCGCTCCTCGCCGCTGCTCCGGAAGGCGGCATCATCAGCATCACCACCACTTCCTCCGAGGCTGCGGCCGACTACGTCGAGGCCTTCGATCAACTCTTCGCCGGACATGGTGACCTCGCGCGCGCCGCGGCGAAGAAGGCGCTCTCTCGCGATCCGAACCTGCTGCTCGCCCAGGCGCTGCTCTACGCCATCACTCCGGGCACCGAATCGATGCAGAAGGTGGACGCCGCCGCGCAGGCCGGAGCGTC is from Deltaproteobacteria bacterium and encodes:
- a CDS encoding cyclic nucleotide-binding domain-containing protein, whose protein sequence is MEPVRYPQDIEARRPQIMPVLEPGQIEIMRSFGGPPRRFAPGELVFTAGTPAPMFLVLDGSIDAIRKDGLGNEMLLATFEPGQFSGEVNLLRNLPVIVDAKAGPGGCYVIPFSAESVRAIIIAHLEIGEILMRAFILRRVAMLSADSAGTIVLGRAGDRDVMRLQNLFTSNGYPHTLLDPGVDEGAVGIAARFGVQEHDLPIVIGRDGSILRNPSDAEAARHVGITRAIDTTTVYDVAIVGAGPAGLATAVYAASEGLSVVVLEAVVYGGQAGASARIENYLGFPTGISGHALMSRSFNQATKFGAEIGMQVAVVGLRCDRRNLDEAAELDLSTGETVRCRTVVIASGARYRKPEIPRFKDFEGRGVYYWASPVEAKACAKQEVALIGGGNSAGQAVVFLAGKVAKLHLLVRRPLHQTMSRYLIDRVRAQANVAIHEGCEITRLDGQPSTGLAGIAWREGAAEVAKPIRHLFAFIGADPNTGWLRSCRIALDDKGFVVTGQRREARTLETSVPGVFAVGDVRSGSAKRVAAAVGEGAAVVGQLHTLLAMT